Proteins encoded together in one Sceloporus undulatus isolate JIND9_A2432 ecotype Alabama chromosome 4, SceUnd_v1.1, whole genome shotgun sequence window:
- the BSND gene encoding barttin, producing MDENKTFRYGLIVVGFFLVMIGMFIMSVEKPQIYITFCTLGALTIVIGIIWSMCQCYPKVRIVSVYSESEKFLVKKPSTSCVENEIPEKSSSQTPYTSLKESEAYEKSLPSYEQVQKTVASPAEHLGVLPTPVPQIKAGGCIQPFVQAKAEVHRNSECDGDTCKDPESQRGATKLHFQFKKSQSQAPLASLQEEMDTSSMESTSNSPFLQRWKSAPNTVFPTTESQLRFQLPCYEDFALIDSVMMESQGWSNGEIMAPNQCHCSVPATARDGTLAMAVPELLEHHVIQKVEEDDLFYGIKEGPGDVLISVDAALELKEIKH from the exons ATGGATGAAAATAAAACCTTTCGCTATGGACTCATCGTTGTGGGGTTCTTTCTGGTGATGATTGGCATGTTCATCATGAGCGTAGAGAAGCCTCAGATCTACATCACTTTCTGCACTCTGGGAGCCTTGACCATAGTAATCGGGATCATTTGGAGTATGTGCCAGTGCTACCCAAAG GTCAGAATTGTTTCTGTTTATTCAGAGTCGGAGAAGTTCCTTGTAAAAAAGCCTAGTACTTCATGCGTTGAAAATGAGATTCCTGAGAAGAGTAG TTCACAGACACCTTATACCAGCTTGAAAGAATCTGAAGCCTATGAGAAAAGCCTGCCATCTTATGAACAGGTCCAGAAGACTGTGGCAAGCCCTGCAGAACACTTGGGAGTCCTCCCTACCCCAGTCCCACAAATCAAGGCAGGAGGGTGTATCCAGCCTTTTGTCCAGGCCAAAGCAGAGGTCCACAGGAATTCAGAGTGTGATGGAGATACTTGCAAGGATCCAGAATCACAGAGGGGAGCAACAAAGTTGCACTT ccAATTTAAGAAGTCCCAAAGCCAAGCACCACTAGCTTCACTGCAAGAAGAAATGGATACCTCTTCAATGGAATCTACTTCCAACAGTCCATTTCTACAGAGGTGGAAAAGTGCCCCAAATACTGTGTTTCCAACAACAGAAAGCCAGCTCAGATTCCAACTTCCTTGCTATGAAGATTTTGCCTTGATTGATTCTGTGATGATGGAAAGTCAGGGCTGGAGCAATGGTGAGATTATGGCACCAAACCAATGCCATTGCTCTGTTCCTGCCACAGCAAGAGATGGAACTTTGGCCATGGCAGTACCTGAGCTACTGGAACACCATGTCATACAGAAAGTGGAAGAAGATGATTTGTTCTATGGAATCAAAGAGGGCCCAGGAGATGTCCTCATATCTGTTGATGCTGCCCTTGAACTGAAAGAAATTAAGCACTAA
- the TMEM61 gene encoding transmembrane protein 61 produces the protein MVTASLRHGVTITGAILLVIGTLCFAWWSDGEMGVTASSSDLKVLPHGEAESGTSSTSSNAMLRSISFFCCGIGGLLLLFGLLWSANTGIVSRHYQYHFSRDLLYSTVEPLEKQTCSTWEASNVPTYEEALNCQPAGNAPSYTESHILKESNSSLYQVVDESSMCHGGRRRSSSDTILFRSILPNRESGSWDEAVVVCDTPPPSYESIGSCDG, from the exons ATGGTAACAGCTTCATTGCGTCATGGAGTGACCATCACTGGAGCTATCTTGCTGGTAATAGGGACACTTTGTTTTGCATGGTGGAGTGATGGTGAAATGGGGGTGACTGCCTCTAGTAGTGACCTGAAGGTCCTGCCTCATGGAGAAGCTGAATCAGGGACAAGCTCTACCTCCTCAAATGCAATGCTCAGGTCCATCAGCTTCTTCTGTTGTGGAATTGGTGGcctcctgctcctttttggcctccTGTGGTCAGCCAACACTGGAATAGTTTCTCGTCATTATCAGTACCATTTTTCCAGGGACCTTCTTTACTCCACTGTTGAGCCTCTTGAAAAGCAGACCTGCAG CACCTGGGAAGCCAGTAATGTCCCCACCTATGAGGAAGCTTTGAATTGTCAGCCTGCTGGAAATGCTCCAAGTTACACAGAATCTCATATTTTGAAAGAAAGCAACTCCTCTTTATATCAAGTGGTGGATGAAAGCAGCATGTGCCATGGAGGCCGCAGACGCAGTTCCTCTGATACTATTTTGTTCCGGAGTATTCTACCAAATCGAGAGTCAGGATCGTGGGATGAAGCAGTTGTTGTCTGTGACACACCACCACCTAGCTATGAGAGTATTGGCTCATGTGACGGATGA